One window of the Triticum dicoccoides isolate Atlit2015 ecotype Zavitan chromosome 3B, WEW_v2.0, whole genome shotgun sequence genome contains the following:
- the LOC119277388 gene encoding uncharacterized protein LOC119277388, translating into MASALRFAARKMCSRVLQRAPHPYLSASASAAVKEGQRRIGHAGSSLRRFCSSGSPNLVNNTKHGVQSAAESASFISNAEYTPWWSDNHPKFLRNIFLYTVAVSTGSVATLYAVARIHGGPLFREALGLEPNPSNKDDRQSD; encoded by the exons ATGGCGTCGGCGCTTCGTTTCGCGGCGAGAAAGATGTGCAGCCGCGTCCTTCAGCGAGCACCGCATCCGTATTTGTCGGCGAGCGCCTCAGCGGCCGTCAAGGAGGGACAGCGGCGGATCGGCCATGCCGGGAGCTCCCTTCGCCGATTTTGCTCCTCAGGATCACCTAATCTTGTTAATAACACCAAG CATGGAGTGCAATCAGCCGCGGAATCAGCTTCGTTCATCAGTAATGCGGAATACACACCATG GTGGTCAGATAATCACCCTAAGTTTCTACGCAACATATTTCTGTATACAGTCGCGGTGTCTACAGGAAGCGTTGCAACGCTCTATGCGGTGGCCCGTATACATGGGGGGCCATTATTCAGGGAAGCATTAGGATTGGAGCCTAATCCAAGCAACAAGGATGATCGACAGTCAGATTAA